A portion of the Podospora pseudoanserina strain CBS 124.78 chromosome 2, whole genome shotgun sequence genome contains these proteins:
- the SNF7 gene encoding ESCRT-III subunit protein snf7 (BUSCO:EOG09264W71; COG:U; EggNog:ENOG503NX3E) — MSGIWGWFGGGAAQKRKDTPKNVILDLRTNLEMLQKREAHILRQIEEQEKEARKHVNTNKTAAKNALRRKKVYEGNLEQTMNHIGTLETQINAIESANINKETFEAMQRASEAMKSIHGKLTPEKVDEAMYVPKVWFLFLCDGTDGGYREKLQEHNQLNEEIAAAIGSVNIGQSIDDGELDAELDELMAKDLEDKMLETGTVHADRLPSVATGELKNNKGKAPAVEDDEEAELNRLKAEMAM; from the exons ATGTCGGGCATCTGGGGCtggttcggtggtggtgccgcgCAGAAGCGGAAGGATACCCCCAAGAATGTCATTTTGGATCTGCGGACAAACTTGGAGATGCTGCAGAAAAGGGAAGCCCACATTCtccgccagatcgaggagcaggagaaggaggccagGAAGCATGTAAACACTAACAAGACTG CGGCCAAGAATGCCCTGCGACGCAAGAAGGTCTATGAGGGCAACCTCGAACAGACAATGAACCACATCGGAACCCTCGAAACCCAGATTAATGCCATCGAGtccgccaacatcaacaaggagACGTTCGAAGCGATGCAGAGAGCCAGCGAAGCCATGAAGTCAATACACGGCAAGCTCACGCCCGAGAAGGTCGACGAGGCCATGTACGTACCGAAAGTTTGGTTTCTATTTTTGTGCGATGGTACTGATGGTGGTTATAGGGAAAAACTCCAAGAGCACAATCAGCTCAACGAGGAAATCGCGGCTGCCATCGGCTCGGTCAACATTGGCCAGTCCATCGACGACGGAGAATTGGATGCGGAGCTGGACGAGCTCATGGCCAAGGATCTGGAGGACAAAATGCTCGAGACTGGCACAGTACACGCAGATCGTCTGCCGAGCGTGGCGACCGGAGAAC TCAAGAACAACAAGGGCAAGGCGCCCGCGGtcgaagacgacgaagaggCGGAACTCAACAGActcaaggccgagatggcCATGTAA
- the tsn1 gene encoding Translin-1 (EggNog:ENOG503P06S; COG:S): MPPMIDPSLFDQIKSKIEEDTTVRKELEQIVDELHQHVSFTQGLLSKIHSTPRSKYATLLPQVEEGIKSQVATVGKLSAFASQYPYYKYNHKWTRPLQDSLSTCLLFTWLSTHTLLTPLQLATYYSVPLNLTAQDDAFHITTEEYLLALVSIIDDLSRLAMNSVTLGDTALAVEISAFIRDLHAGFQVLNLKNDILRKRVDSIKYAVKKVEDVVYDLSLRGLIPAVGAEDEKKGE, translated from the exons ATGCCCCCCATGAtcgacccctccctcttcgacCAAATCAAGTCCAAGATCGAAGAGGACACCACCGTCCGCAAGGAGCTCGAGCAGATTGTCGACGAGCTTCACCAGCATGTCTCCTTCACGCAGGGTTTGTTGTCCAAGATTCACTCAACCCCGCGGTCAAAGT ACgcaaccctcctcccccaagtAGAAGAGGGCATCAAATCCCAAGTCGCCACCGTAGGCAAGCTCTCAGCGTTTGCATCTCAATATCCTTACTACAA ATACAACCACAAATGGACCCGCCCCCTCCAAGACTCCCTCTCCACttgcctcctcttcacctggCTATCCacccacaccctcctcacccccctccagctGGCCACATACTACTCCGTCCCTTTGAACCTCACAGCCCAAGACGATGCAttccacatcaccaccgaggagtacctcctcgccctcgtcTCCATAATCGACGACCTCTCCCGCCTGGCGATGAATTCCGTCACGCTCGGCGACACCGCTCTCGCGGTGGAGATCTCCGCCTTCATCAGGGACCTGCACGCCGGGTTCCAGGTCTTGAATCTGAAGAATGATATCctgaggaagagggttgaCAGCATCAAGTATGCCGTGAAAAAGGTCGAGGATGTGGTTTATGAtttgagtttgagggggttgattcctgctgttggggcggaggacgaaaagaagggggagtgA
- the GPI11 gene encoding Glycosylphosphatidylinositol (GPI) anchor assembly protein (COG:M; COG:O; EggNog:ENOG503P38D): MPLVDPITMASAVSKKGAASQTVTVESSASPTAETYNLLPVSVNQTPLAQTLRHAQPLLLSGVLAFGFSSLVKNPVAAMSSTTLPLTAALQAVYAVICLPVAGRGGNDTAKKAKPRPGEKTSKKRAKEGGNNAYVLATLSLLITALVTPFIYASMVLFGAPFLTHGSHTLLCAAHLSLLGLFPLFYVHGVDASAWAAVGGFRAPLDETFGGLAGALVGAWLGAVPIPLDWDRDWQKWPVTILVGIYGGYVLGKVIGGTAAWGKKF; this comes from the exons ATGCCTTTGGTAGACCCTATAACCATGGCTTCGGCAGTCAGCAAGAAGGGCGCTGCGTCCCAAACCGTCACGGTCGAATCGAGTGCTTCACCTACAGCCGAGACGTATAACCTCCTCCCGGTGTCCGTCAACCAGACGCCGCTCGCCCAGACCCTCCGCCATGCTCAACCTCTGTTGTTGTCGGGCGTCCTCGCTTTTGGGTTCTCCTCGCTGGTCAAGAACCCAGTAGCGGCCATGTCTTCGACCACGTTGCCATTGACGGCCGCGCTGCAGGCTGTCTATGCCGTTATCTGCCTTCCTGTCGCTGGGCGCGGAGGGAATGATAcggcgaagaaggccaaaCCAAGACcgggggagaagacgagcaagaagagggcgaaggaggggggaaacaATGCCTATGTG CTCGCCACCCTCTCGCTTCTTATCACTGCTCTCGTTACTCCGTTCATCTACGCCTCCATGGTTCTTTTCGGTGCGCCTTTCCTCACCCACGGGTCTCATACGCTTCTCTGCGCCGCCCACTTGTCTCTGCTGGGACTCTTCCCGCTCTTCTACGTTCATGGTGTCGATGCTAGTGCttgggctgctgttggtggtttcCGCGCGCCGTTGGACGAAACGTTTGGAGGTCTTGCGGGTGCTCTTGTTGGTGCTTGGCTGGGTGCTGTCCCCATTCCTCTAGACTGGGACAGAGATTGGCAGAAATGGCCAGTAACTATCCTGGTCGGCATCTATGGTGGATATGTGCTGGGCAAGGTCATTGGTGGTACAGCGGCTTGGGGAAAGAAGTTCTGA
- a CDS encoding hypothetical protein (EggNog:ENOG503P9GI; COG:S) has translation MSLPQDVEFSPARTTLHWAQSDYDYDQVQYADFSQIQEAKYGDVKYLQVSESEMDDQEIEGNGEFTHQHNPRDSIASLTHSEPSSAPLSKNAKKNKKKAAKKKAAKEAEKEAEKEAEPQPEAETVPTPAAEPTPEPTTEAKEEAEGEASAAKKKNKKKKKKNKSSVDSTPATSSDSLAPAAAEPTSEAPATEEQPKVKEVKERSLEAPAAESKQNEEPGTEEKVEDTSAPAAAAEPTPVAEVTETKETEAPAAEVATPKVKEEEKPTEDAAPAPEAAAPVEKVEDAASSTPAPEPEAAEEAASTPAVDPTPAEAAAEVKEEPAAETVVEVEKSFAEVAAPDATEGAAPVVIDLKSEPEAEKPQEETKEVEAPKVEEPAKEAEKTEEESAPVADATPEPMPVEQSTPAEEVKPAESEKTAEPEVEPTPETKEEPATQAKDEPVAEPVPEAREEPAVAEPVAEAKEEPTVAELVTESKDEPVAKVAKEETAVETKEEATPDVKEEVAPETEVKAEAVPEVKEEPASEVKEEAAATAPEVKEEDTPEIKTEEAEVKTEDIPEAKEEAAPEVKEEAAAEVKDETPEVKEEAVEIKTEEADVKIADIPEAKEEAAPDANEEATPKAAVEATLEVKETTTETTEEAVVEPTAEVKEEPVVDAPAEAKDEAPVEAVPETKEDVAAETKEQSTSEEKDEPVAEVEQSAAETKEETVPEAKTEAVPEVTDAVPETKDDAAPEAKEEAVAEPKTEVVEEPKDEPAAEITVEDKDVSYAEVAAAEPAGEAKEATPETKEETVPETEEEPAVEAKQEPAPETKDEPAAEVKEDTTTETVAESKDEPVAEVKETAPEPAVEAKEEPVPETKEESVPEPAVEAKEESAPEPAPKTKESAPEAPVAEIKEEPAVETKEEPAVEAKDEPAVETKEESYAEVAPAAVETKEETATETKDEPTVEATEAQVEESVPEPVVEAKEELTPAPVEEAKDVPAAELSSEVKEEAEPTSVEDSKQEEPEVNKESYAEVAAAPAPEETVKEKPAVEESAAKEDAPVTEDKPEPETAEEPAKPEEAKEGVAAEPAVEKTAEPAVEPAAEPAEETVVESIPEKVAEPAEKSAEPVAEKAVEPVGVKVTEAADEPVAEPVSEKAAEPEAEKAAESTDETVAELKEQVGVAGTVAAVAGTVAAATEIVAEAATSVADTVAATFSEPAIKPAEEADKSTPVEKTEKEPAAVQAESASVAEPVPAVEESAKAAETVEEKAAPVEEAPETTPEPAAEIKPETETEVAAPASTEDVDSTPASVDRAIVEETPAPVEEVAKVEPTEEIKPASTEDAKVEVAEETKPEETKIEIVEEAQPEVAETATEAVEETKVRAPVEEAKAEPAEETKTPEPVEEAKPAPVEEVKAEAVEDVKTEAAEAPKADPVEEPNAVEPVEQVIAPAAESVEAPKEESQPEPVVERSLVVEAPVEAPKEVAAQPVVEAPIEAPKEVVAEPVVAAARSVPETVEKVEQEESKDTVGPIPSENKDEKASGEEHPIPVLLDTPGGLAGEEISECISEPKDTDTDLQQSDTHDTPITHDTHDTQDASAAISSVDNNDTLDTPNIDNTPGEEEVVPETIDETEVTADDKEAVKTVEEDQSDVTPSDEDLAAAESKEPASSMQEPEAKDDKPETEAAPEPDIAHAETAPVAEAEPVVESTQIEEPTLPEVKTPSADVEEALEEPPSRTKEPTEDSSPVVTDDASITVEEATQQSEEEKEQPIIEQSSTEIPAVQESVYVTSTPEVEKSVVEEVAVPEKEEVAPEVESVEKTEEVEPVEVSDAKVAQSVHDAQAVNDKSNSPVAAVAVAAGIASAAAIAATAASIEEPAAVEKAVVDEPEVSEKTEEPIKVDEPVAVADKSVIADEPATTEEIVIAAAEEPIETDKPTSVSESRSIDEPPVSVEEHVDAEHVVLAAAVPSEISARSVESAIDTASVVAENEAPVVVPAQEPEQISDAASEDFVLIEAESIPKQATEEEAVLIDQSIASLKQVASEVETEAPAAAVEEKSVNETVVEPAVEVTAQQAAEPDVESTTKPDAPKEVSVSDFAIPVAAAAGAAAFGVAAGEATKEEAPVAERSLPKSLAQVERDDVVSDYDPRDTNLSFGTQTTYPLPTDTSFTLPTDTTYTLPTDTSFSLPTEKTASESLSRGLASTEESKKEETSEGKSFAKELALGASVVGALGAATAVAAHTASDKESSDAVKRLEAYTAIFDDEPKDKVSSRSLPQDGAKNTTIESSEAVSETVPLTESFHMVDKKDGQEVARGGVEAKSDGEDNVAARPAIIAVTSAGPKETITDDAVLTTQRSTIPGSRGPDETQGEEVIVDFRVPTPALILPDLNDPVARELGRMRSLRRQRRNTIKQVEEMVAAAVVLYATADILSPPGSPTTENPGAEVLGLTEMHSDVKGKGKEVQVFTDGERGRRRSRDEQEVSALVTDLSADKDRSRTDEGRRRRRSHHSSRSYRDLESRDRDLGDAHDYRDLSKDGSRHSYSRRHRSESYNSSRSLGADERPRTPPAQDKDSSYPPEHRSPRKQRTPEEQAAHDKRKEERRRLRELERAREEIPASPTSPAKEEHVKERSAPRQRSERDLSERDRSDRDRAERSEHRRRRHSHSRASVEFDVPSSSRKTEPVLNSREGVPMPPSASRTFPPELKRSSTGRSSRARRSERSERSERSDDRLARDDDYRPSSREHREHREPRVRRSEDRIVRDEEVPRQRSSKRSTANVLDTKDSAASVGDASIGKGAASISSTGEHESASHRAKRQEKREKVRESETKEKGGIRGAFKRLFTRG, from the exons ATGAGTCTCCCTCAAGATGTCGAGTTTAGTCCAGCTAGGACCACCCTTCATTGGGCCCAAAGCGACTATGATTATGATCAAGTTCAGTATGCCGACTTTAGCCAAATACAGGAAGCCAAATATGGAGATGTGAAGTACCTCCAAGTATCCGAGAGTGAGATGGACGATCAAGAGATTGAGG GCAATGGCGAGTTCACCCACCAGCATAATCCCAGGGACTCGATAGCGTCTCTCACCCACTCAGAGCCATCATCAGCCCCTCTCTCAAAGaacgccaagaagaacaagaagaaggcagcgaagaagaaggcagccaaggaggccgagaaggaagccGAGAAAGAAGCCGAGCCACAACCCGAAGCCGAAACTGTGCCGACACCAGCCGCGGAGCCGACGCCGGAGCCGACAAcggaggccaaggaggaagccgaggggGAGGCTTCggccgccaagaagaagaacaagaagaaaaagaagaagaacaagagcaGCGTCGATTCGACACCTGCTACATCTTCTGACTCTCTTGCCCCCGCTGCCGCCGAGCCAACATCAGAAGCGCCTGCGACTGAAGAGCAACCCAAGGttaaggaggtcaaggaacGCAGTCTCGAGGCCCCTGCTGCTGAGAGCAAGCAGAACGAGGAGCCCGGGactgaggagaaggttgaggaCACCAGtgcccctgctgctgctgctgagccaACGCCTGTCGCCGAGGTGACTGAGACCAAGGAGACTGAAGCTCCCGCTGCTGAGGTCGCCACacccaaggtcaaggaggaggaaaagccCACAGAAGATGCTGCTCCCGCCCCtgaagctgctgctccaGTAGAGAAGGTCGAAGATGCTGCGTCCTCAACGCCCGCCCCTGAGCCAgaagctgccgaggaggctgcctCCACACCTGCTGTTGACCCCACGCCAGCAGAGGCTGCCgctgaggtgaaggaggagccaGCTGCCGAGACAGTGGTCGAAGTCGAAAAGTCCTTCGCTGAGGTTGCGGCCCCAGATGCTACTGAGGGTGCTGCCCCCGTTGTCATTGATCTCAAGTCTGAGCCTGAGGCTGAGAAGCCTCAagaggagaccaaggaggttgaggcgcccaaggttgaggagccAGCTaaggaggctgagaagaCCGAGGAGGAATCCGCCCCTGTTGCCGACGCCACCCCAGAGCCTATGCCTGTTGAGCAGTCAACAcctgctgaggaggtcaagCCTGCTGAGTCTGAGAAGACTGCCGAGCCAGAGGTTGAGCCTACTCctgagaccaaggaggaacCCGCCACTCAAGCCAAGGATGAGCCAGTTGCCGAACCAGTCCCTGAGGCCAGGGAGGAGCCTGCTGTCGCAGAGCCAGTTGCCGAAGCGAAGGAGGAACCTACTGTCGCCGAGCTTGTCACAGAGTCCAAGGATGAACCAGTTGCCAAGGTCGCCAAGGAAGAGACTGCTGttgagaccaaggaggaggccacCCCTGacgtcaaggaggaggttgcccCCGAGACCGAGGTCAAGGCTGAGGCTGTTcccgaggtgaaggaggagcccGCTTCCGAAGTCAAGGAGGAAGCTGCTGCAACTGCCCCTGAAGttaaggaggaggataccCCCGAGATCAAGACTGAAGAGGCTGAGGTCAAGACTGAGGATATCCCTGAGGCGAAGGAGGAAGCCGCTCcagaggtcaaggaggaggctgccgctgAGGTTAAGGACGAGACTCCCGAGGTCAAGGAAGAGGCTGTCGAAatcaagacggaggaggctgaTGTCAAGATTGCGGACATTCCcgaggcgaaggaggaggctgctccTGATGCTAATGAGGAGGCCACTCCCAAGGCTGCCGTTGAGGCCACCCTTGAAGTCAAGGAGACTACCACAGAGACCACGGAAGAGGCTGTTGTGGAGCCTACtgccgaggtcaaggaggagccCGTCGTCGACGCCcccgccgaggccaaggacgAAGCTCCTGTTGAGGCTGTGCCTGAAACCAaggaggatgttgctgctgagaCCAAGGAGCAGTCCACCTCTGAAGAGAAAGACGAGcctgttgctgaggttgAACAATCTGCCGCTGAGACCAAGGAAGAGACCGTCCCTGAGGCTAAGACTGAGGCTGTCCCAGAAGTCACGGATGCCGTACCCGAGACCAAGGACGACGCTGCCCCCGAAGCCAAGGAGGAAGCTGTTGCTGAGCCCAAGACCGAGGTGGTCGAGGAGCCCAAGGATGAGCCTGCTGCAGAGATAACTGTGGAGGACAAGGATGTGTCTTATGCCGAagttgccgctgctgagcCCGCCggcgaggccaaggaggctaCTCctgagaccaaggaggagactgTCCCtgagaccgaggaggagccagCTGTCGAAGCCAAGCAAGAGCCTGCTCCCGAGACCAAGGATGAGCCCGCTGCTGAGGTAAAGGAGGACACGACCACTGAGACAGTTGCTGAGTCCAAGGATGAGCCAGTGGCTGAGGTCAAGGAGACTGCCCCTGAGCCTGCCGttgaggccaaggaggagccAGTAcccgagaccaaggaggagtcTGTTCCTGAACCTGCTGTTGAAGCTAAAGAGGAGTCTGCCCCAGAGCCAGCCCCTAAGACTAAGGAGTCTGCTCCTGAGGCCCCGGTTGCTGAAATCAAGGAGGAGCCTGCCGTTGAAACCAAGGAGGAACCTGCCGTTGAAGCTAAGGATGAGCCAGCGGttgagaccaaggaggagtcTTATGCTGAAGTCGCCCCGGCTGCTGtcgagaccaaggaggaaaCCGCCACCGAGACAAAGGATGAGCCCACGGTCGAAGCCACGGAGGCTCAGGTTGAGGAGTCTGTTCCTGAGCCCGTTGttgaggccaaggaggagctcaCCCCAGCGCCAGTAGAGGAGGCGAAGGATGTACCTGCCGCTGAGCTTTCTTCTGAGGTGAAGGAAGAAGCTGAGCCAACTTCCGTTGAGGACtccaagcaggaggagcccGAGGTCAA CAAGGAGTCCTACGCTGAGGTCGCCGCCGCTCCGGCTCCGGAGGAGACAGTCAAGGAGAAGCCCGCAGTTGA GGAATCTGCCGCCAAGGAAGATGCGCCAGTCACTGAGGACAAGCCCGAGCCCGAGACTGCTGAGGAGCCTGCCAAGcccgaggaggccaaggagggggttgctg CCGAGCCTGCTGTCGAGAAGACCGCCGAGCCTGCTGTCGAGCCTGCTGCCGAGCCTGCTGAGGAGACTGTCGTCGAGTCTATTCCTGAGAAGGTCGCCGAACCCGCTGAGAAGTCTGCTGAGCCGGTTGCTGAGAAGGCTGTCGAACCAGTTGGGGTGAAGGTTACCGAAGCTGCTGATGAGCCTGTCGCCGAGCCTGTCTccgagaaggctgccgagcCCGAAgctgagaaggctgccgagtCTACTGACGAGACCGTTgccgagctcaaggagcaggttggtgttgccgggactgttgctgctgttgccggAACCGTTGCTGCCGCCACCGAGATTGTTGCTGAGGCTGCCACTTCTGTAGCCGACACTGTTGCTGCGACTTTTTCTGAGCCAGCTATTAAGCCTGCCGAAGAAGCTGACAAGTCGACTCCAGTTGAGAAGACCGAGAAAGAGCCGGCCGCTGTTCAAGCTGAGAGTGCTTCCGTTGCTGAGCCTGTTCCAGCTGTCGAAGAATCcgccaaggctgccgagaccgttgaggagaaggccgctCCCGTCGAGGAGGCCCCGGAGACTACCCCTGAGCCTGCAGCTGAAATCAAGCCTGAGACTGAAACCGAAGTTGCTGCCCCCGCCTCTACTGAGGACGTTGACAGCACCCCAGCTTCTGTCGACAGGGCTATTGTCGAGGAGACTCCTGCTCCTGTCGAAGAGGTTGCCAAGGTCGAGCCTACTGAAGAGATCAAGCCTGCCTCAACCGAGGACGCCAAGGTTGAAGTCGCTGAGGAGACCAAGCCTGAGGAGACCAAGATCGAAATTGTCGAAGAGGCTCAGCCTGAGGTTGCCGAGACCGCCACTGAAGCTGTCGAGGAGACCAAGGTTCGCGCAcctgtggaggaggccaaggccgagcCCGCTGAGGAGACCAAGACTCCCGAGCctgtcgaggaggccaagccTGCGCCAGTAGAAGAGGTCAAGGCTGAAGCTGTCGAAGACGTCAAGACTGAAGCTGCTGAAGCGCCCAAGGCTGATCCAGTCGAGGAGCCCAACGCTGTTGAGCCGGTCGAGCAAGTTATCGCCCCAGCTGCTGAGAGTGTCGAGGCACCCAAGGAAGAGTCCCAGCCTGAGCCAGTGGTCGAGAGATCCCTTGTCGTCGAAGCTCCCGTCGAAGCTCCCAAGGAGGTTGCCGCCCAACCCGTGGTCGAGGCGCCTATCGAAGCACCCAAGGAGGTCGTTGCTGAGCCCGTTGTCGCGGCGGCCAGATCCGTTCCCGAGACTGTCGAGAAGgttgagcaggaggagagtaAGGACACCGTTGGGCCAATTCCCAGCGAGAACAAGGATGAGAAGGCTTCAGGTGAGGAACACCCAATCCCAGTATTGCTTGATACCCCCGGTGGCTTGGCAGGAGAGGAGATTTCAGAATGCATTTCGGAGCCAAAGGACACGGACACGGACTTGCAACAATCGGATACCCATGATACCCCCATTACCCATGATACCCATGATACCCAGGACGCGAGTGCGGCTATTTCTTCTGTTGACAACAATGATACCCTTGACACACCTAATATCGATAATACccctggcgaggaggaggtcgtccCGGAGACGATCGATGAGACAGAAGTCACGGCGGACGACAAGGAGGCTGTCAAGACAGTGGAAGAGGACCAGTCTGATGTCACCCCATCGGACGAGGATCTTGCGGCGGCGGAGTCCAAGGAACCGGCGTCTTCCATGCAGGAGCCCGAGGCCAAGGACGACAAACCAGAGACTGAGGCAGCCCCCGAACCTGACATCGCCCACGCGGAGACGGCGCCAGTCGCCGAGGCCGAACCAGTTGTGGAGAGCACCCAGATCGAAGAGCCCACCCTGCCAGAGGTGAAGACACCATCCGCTGACGTTGAAGAAGCTCTGGAAGAACCCCCCTCTAGGACCAAGGAGCCCACTGAAGACTCCTCTCCTGTCGTCACTGATGATGCTAGCATTACTGTGGAGGAAGCCACTCAGCagtctgaggaggagaaggagcagcCCATCATCGAACAGTCTAGCACCGAAATCCCTGCCGTTCAAGAATCCGTCTATGTCACCAGCACCCCAGAAGTTGAGAAGtcggtggttgaggaagtTGCTGTtccggagaaggaggaggttgctccCGAAGTCGAGTCTGTGGAGAAGactgaggaggttgagccgGTTGAAGTCTCAGATGCCAAGGTCGCCCAGTCCGTCCACGATGCTCAAGCCGTAAACGACAAGTCCAATAGCCcagttgctgctgttgcggttGCTGCCGGCAttgcctctgctgctgctatcGCCGCTACCGCCGCCTCAATCGAGGAGCCTGCCGCTGTCGAgaaggctgttgttgatgagccTGAAGTATCCGAGAAGACTGAGGAGCCGATCAAAGTTGACGagcctgttgctgttgccgaTAAGTCTGTTATTGCCGATGAAcctgccaccaccgaggAGATTGTCATTGCCGCTGCCGAAGAGCCTATCGAGACTGACAAGCCCACTAGTGTCAGCGAATCACGCAGCATTGACGAGCCGCCCGTCTCTGTCGAGGAACATGTTGATGCTGAGCACGTcgttcttgctgctgctgtacCTTCGGAGATCTCAGCCAGGTCTGTGGAGTCAGCTATTGACACCGCTTCAGTCGTGGCTGAGAACGAGGCGCCCGTAGTCGTCCCAGCCCAGGAACCGGAGCAAATCTCTGACGCTGCTTCTGAGGACTTTGTCCTGATTGAAGCAGAATCCATCCCCAAGCAGGCaaccgaagaagaagcggtTCTCATCGACCAATCCATTGCCTCGCTCAAGCAGGTCGCCAGTGAAGTCGAAACAGAAGCCCCTGCAGCAGCTGTTGAGGAGAAGTCCGTTAACGAGACGGTTGTGGAGCCTGCCGTCGAAGTGACTGCCCAACAAGCCGCCGAACCCGATGTTGAGTCTACCACCAAGCCTGACGCCCCTAAGGAGGTGTCTGTGTCCGACTTTGCCATTCCTgtggctgccgccgccggagCTGCTGCTTTCGGGGTTGCCGCCGGTGAAGcgaccaaggaggaggctccAGTCGCCGAACGCTCGCTCCCCAAGTCTTTGGCCCAGGTTGAGCGTGATGACGTTGTTTCGGACTACGATCCTAGAGATACCAATCTCTCATTCGGCACACAGACAACTTACCCACTACCTACTGACACATCTTTTACCTTGCCGACTGACACAACCTACACATTGCCAACTGACACATCATTCTCGCTGCCTACCGAGAAGACTGCTTCCGAGTCTCTTTCCAGGGGTCTTGCCTCGACTGAGGAGtcgaaaaaagaagaaacctCTGAAGGCAAGTCTTTTGCTAAGGAACTTGCCCTTGGTGCAAGCGTTGTAGGTGCTTTGGGTGCTGCCACCGCCGTGGCTGCCCACACAGCTTCGGATAAAGAGTCTAGTGATGCGGTGAAGCGCCTGGAGGCGTATACCGCCATTTTCGATGACGAACCCAAGGACAAGGTCTCCAGCCGCTCTCTTCCCCAAGATGGCGCCAAGAACACGACAATCGAGTCTTCTGAGGCTGTGAGCGAGACGGTTCCGCTCACTGAATCTTTCCACATggtggacaagaaggacggCCAAGAGGTGGCGAGGGGTGGTGTAGAGGCGAagagtgatggtgaggaCAATGTTGCCGCGCGGCCTGCTATTATTGCTGTTACTTCTGCTGGTCCCAAGGAAACGATAACTGACGATGCCGTTCTTACCACTCAAAGGTCAACAATTCCAGGATCCCGAGGACCCGATGAAacccaaggagaagaagtcatTGTTGACTTCCGTGTACCCACCCCTGCTCTTATTCTTCCTGACCTCAATGACCCTGTGGCTCGCGAGTTAGGCCGGATGCGCAGTTTACGCCGGCAGCGCAGAAACACGATCAAGcaggtggaagagatggtgGCAGCCGCCGTCGTCTTGTACGCCACAGCCGATATTCTCAGCCCGCCAGGAAGTCCGACAACCGAGAATCCAGGAGCCGAAGTCCTTGGTCTAACCGAAATGCATTCTGACGTgaaggggaaaggaaaggaggTGCAAGTGTTTACCGATGGAGAAAGAGGGAGGCGCAGATCGAGGGACGAGCAAGAAGTTTCTGCTCTCGTGACTGACCTCTCAGCAGACAAAGACAGGTCGAGGACTGATGAAGGCAGACGAAGACGCCGTAGCCATCACTCGAGCCGCTCTTACCGTGATCTTGAAAGCCGTGATCGTGACCTTGGTGATGCTCACGACTATCGAGATCTCAGCAAGGACGGCTCGCGGCACTCTTATTCTCGCCGCCACCGATCCGAGAGCTACAATTCGTCTCGCTCTCTTGGCGCTGATGAGCGCCCTCGCACTCCTCCCGCACAAGACAAAGACAGCAGCTATCCTCCTGAACACCGAAGCCCTCGCAAGCAACGCACACCCGAGGAGCAGGCTGCTCACGACAAGCGAAAGGAGGAGCGCCGCCGTCTCCGTGAACTCGAGAGGGCCAGGGAGGAGATACCAGCTTCTCCCACCTCGCCAGCCAAAGAAGAGCACGTCAAGGAGAGATCAGCACCCCGTCAACGATCTGAGCGTGATCTTTCCGAACGTGATCGTTCTGATCGTGACCGCGCTGAACGCTCTGAGcaccgccgtcgtcgtcataGTCACAGCCGCGCCAGCGTGGAGTTTGATGTGCCATCTTCCAGCAGGAAGACGGAGCCCGTCTTGAACTCTAGAGAAGGGGTGCCCATGCCACCTTCAGCTTCCAGGACATTCCCACCCGAACTCAAGCGCTCCAGCACTGGTCGCAGCTCCAGGGCTCGCAGGTCCGAGAGATCAGAGCGGTCAGAGAGGTCTGATGACCGGCTGGCTCGTGACGACGATTATCGACCCAGCAGCCGAGAGCACCGCGAACATCGCGAGCCTAGAGTACGCAGGTCCGAGGATCGGATTGTTCGTGACGAGGAGGTCCCCCGGCAAAGAAGCAGCAAGAGATCAACAGCCAATGTGCTTGATACTAAAGATTCGGCCGCCTCTGTCGGCGATGCTTCCATCGGCAAGGGTGCCGCCTCGATCAGCAGCACTGGCGAGCACGAGTCAGCGTCTCACCGGGCAAAGAGGCAGGAGAAGCGCGAGAAGGTGCGGGAGAGCGAGACCAAAGAGAAGGGCGGTATTCGTGGTGCTTTCAAGCGTCTTTTCACGAGAGGTTAA